One Synechococcus sp. PROS-9-1 DNA window includes the following coding sequences:
- a CDS encoding 4-hydroxy-3-methylbut-2-enyl diphosphate reductase: MDTHAFKRSLHHSDRYNRRGFGRAEEVAGSLEQAYQSSLIGSIRDNGYGLTHGRLQVRLAEAFGFCWGVERAVAMAYETRRHYPQERIWITNEIIHNPSVNDHLREMDVLFISVEGGVKDFSGVASGDVVILPAFGATVQEMQLLNERGCHIVDTTCPWVSKVWTTVEKHKKQSFTSIIHGKVKHEETLATSSFAGTYLVVLDLEEARLVAEYILGNGNRESFMERFSKACSPGFDPDRDLEHLGVANQTTMLKSETEEIGRLFERTMLSKYGPTELNEHFLAFNTICDATQERQDAMFSLVDETVDLMVVIGGYNSSNTTHLQEIAVTRGIRSFHIDTPERIHSDNSIEHKPLGEELTVEELFLPSGPITVGITSGASTPDRVVEHVIQRLIALSEN, translated from the coding sequence ATGGATACTCACGCCTTCAAACGCTCGCTGCATCACTCCGATCGCTACAACCGGCGAGGCTTCGGTCGAGCCGAAGAGGTGGCTGGCAGTTTGGAACAGGCTTACCAAAGCAGCCTGATTGGTTCGATCCGTGACAACGGCTATGGCCTAACCCATGGCCGACTCCAGGTACGCCTCGCCGAAGCGTTTGGATTCTGCTGGGGAGTGGAAAGGGCTGTCGCCATGGCTTACGAAACTCGACGTCACTACCCGCAAGAACGCATCTGGATTACCAACGAAATTATCCATAACCCCTCAGTGAATGACCACCTACGCGAAATGGATGTGTTGTTCATCTCCGTGGAGGGTGGAGTTAAAGACTTTTCTGGTGTGGCATCGGGCGATGTGGTGATCCTTCCCGCTTTTGGTGCCACCGTTCAAGAGATGCAACTTCTCAATGAGCGTGGCTGTCACATTGTTGACACCACCTGTCCTTGGGTTTCAAAGGTGTGGACAACCGTTGAGAAGCACAAGAAGCAATCGTTCACGTCGATCATTCACGGCAAGGTGAAACACGAAGAAACGCTTGCAACAAGTTCATTTGCAGGAACGTATCTCGTCGTTCTCGATCTTGAAGAAGCCAGGCTTGTCGCTGAATACATTCTCGGCAACGGCAATCGAGAATCGTTTATGGAACGGTTCTCCAAGGCCTGCTCCCCAGGGTTTGACCCCGATCGTGATCTCGAACATTTGGGTGTGGCCAACCAAACCACCATGCTCAAAAGTGAGACCGAAGAAATTGGCCGTTTGTTTGAGCGCACCATGCTCAGCAAATACGGGCCAACCGAACTCAACGAGCATTTTTTAGCGTTCAATACCATCTGCGATGCCACCCAGGAGCGGCAGGATGCCATGTTCTCGCTCGTTGACGAAACGGTTGATCTCATGGTGGTGATTGGGGGATACAACTCCTCCAACACCACCCATCTGCAAGAAATCGCCGTCACCCGCGGGATCCGTTCCTTCCACATCGACACTCCAGAGCGAATCCACTCGGACAACTCGATTGAGCACAAGCCCCTTGGAGAAGAACTCACAGTGGAAGAGTTATTCCTGCCCAGTGGACCCATAACCGTAGGGATCACCTCCGGGGCCTCCACCCCAGATCGGGTTGTGGAGCATGTCATCCAGAGACTGATCGCCCTGAGCGAAAACTGA
- the murJ gene encoding murein biosynthesis integral membrane protein MurJ, translating to MARSLKRIALVVTYGTLLSKVGGLVRQLVIAAAFGVGAAYDAYNYAYVLPGFLLILLGGINGPFHSAMVSVLSRRPREEGAHILATLNTMVSALLLVVTIVLVLAADPLITLVGPGLSPELHRIAAVQLQVMAPMALLAGLIGLGFGSLNAADEFWIPAISPLMSSLALIVGIGLLWWQAGSAISTPALALWGGVVLALSTLVGAFLQWLLQLPALMKQGLVQLRLAWDWRHPGVQEVWQVMGPATLSSGMLQINVFTDLFFASGLLGAAAGLGYANLLVQTPLGLISNALLVPLLPTFSRLTAPQDRPELIARIRQGLMLSTASMLPLGALFLALATPIVALVYERGAFNQGAVELVTGLLMAYGLGMPAYLGRDVLVRVFYALGDGTTPFRLSVIGIGLNVVFDWALVGGPTPWGPQLPFNFGAAGLVLATVLINVLTCVALLLALQHRLQVLPLKQWGLDGLRLMVAAVGAGIVAWGLSQGVRWPVDLVGRLLQVGLSGSLGGLVFMALGQAFDVQEVREISQGLTRRFIRR from the coding sequence ATGGCGAGATCTCTGAAGCGCATTGCCTTGGTCGTCACCTACGGCACGTTGTTGAGCAAAGTTGGCGGTTTAGTGCGTCAGTTGGTGATTGCGGCAGCCTTCGGGGTGGGTGCCGCTTATGACGCTTACAACTACGCCTATGTGCTTCCTGGATTCCTATTGATTCTTCTGGGAGGGATCAACGGGCCATTCCATAGCGCCATGGTGAGCGTGCTCAGCCGCCGTCCCAGGGAGGAGGGGGCGCATATTTTGGCCACCTTGAACACGATGGTCAGCGCTCTGCTGCTGGTGGTAACGATCGTTCTCGTGCTGGCAGCTGATCCTCTGATTACGTTGGTTGGCCCTGGTCTCAGTCCGGAGTTGCATCGCATTGCTGCAGTGCAACTGCAAGTGATGGCTCCGATGGCTTTGTTGGCTGGTCTGATCGGCCTTGGCTTTGGATCGCTCAATGCTGCTGATGAGTTCTGGATCCCGGCGATTTCGCCGTTGATGTCCAGCCTTGCGCTCATCGTGGGCATCGGTTTGCTCTGGTGGCAGGCGGGCTCTGCGATCTCAACGCCCGCTCTCGCGCTTTGGGGAGGGGTGGTATTGGCGTTATCCACCCTGGTGGGGGCATTTCTGCAATGGCTTCTGCAGCTGCCTGCCCTGATGAAGCAGGGACTGGTTCAGTTACGTCTCGCCTGGGATTGGCGCCATCCCGGTGTTCAGGAGGTTTGGCAGGTGATGGGCCCGGCCACCCTGTCGTCGGGAATGCTGCAGATCAATGTGTTCACCGATTTGTTTTTCGCATCGGGGTTGCTTGGAGCGGCGGCTGGGCTTGGTTACGCCAATTTGTTGGTTCAGACGCCGCTGGGGTTGATTTCAAACGCGTTGTTGGTGCCTCTGTTGCCAACCTTTTCCCGTCTGACGGCTCCGCAAGATCGCCCAGAGCTGATCGCTCGAATCCGTCAGGGCTTGATGTTGTCGACGGCGTCGATGCTTCCCCTTGGCGCCTTATTCCTGGCCCTTGCCACTCCCATTGTGGCGCTGGTGTACGAACGGGGTGCCTTCAATCAAGGTGCGGTGGAGCTCGTAACGGGCTTGTTGATGGCCTATGGACTTGGCATGCCGGCCTATCTCGGCAGAGATGTGTTGGTGCGCGTGTTTTACGCCCTGGGCGACGGCACAACACCCTTTCGTCTTTCGGTCATTGGCATTGGTCTCAATGTCGTGTTCGACTGGGCCCTCGTGGGTGGTCCAACGCCATGGGGGCCTCAACTTCCCTTCAATTTTGGTGCAGCGGGTTTGGTGCTGGCCACCGTGTTGATCAATGTGCTCACCTGCGTCGCCCTTTTGTTGGCCCTGCAGCATCGGCTGCAAGTGTTGCCGTTAAAACAGTGGGGCCTTGATGGTTTGCGCCTCATGGTTGCAGCCGTAGGCGCTGGAATCGTGGCCTGGGGATTGAGCCAAGGAGTGCGTTGGCCTGTTGATCTTGTGGGACGCCTCCTGCAGGTTGGCCTTTCGGGATCACTGGGCGGTCTGGTGTTTATGGCGCTGGGTCAAGCTTTCGATGTCCAAGAGGTTCGCGAGATCAGTCAAGGCCTGACACGTCGCTTTATTCGTCGCTGA
- a CDS encoding DUF1997 domain-containing protein: MLLLTRSSTETLRDSDSRQVRCYRSQFRDRMEMRADFQTVGAYLDRHEGWFRRCAAPMEVKSIDEQAYALTLGRFGNFGFEVEPTIGLRLLPQNAGNYAICTVPLSNQDPALADLYDVDFQANLSLENNGTSDSPEELTAVSWDLDLSVWIHLPKVITLLPDGLVQSSGDHLLRQIVRQISRRLTWKVQEDFHASQGLTCPPRRRAAF; this comes from the coding sequence GTGCTGCTCTTGACGAGATCCTCAACCGAGACATTGCGCGATAGCGATAGCCGTCAAGTTCGCTGCTACCGCAGTCAATTTCGCGATCGCATGGAAATGCGTGCCGACTTTCAAACCGTTGGGGCCTACCTCGATCGGCACGAAGGCTGGTTTCGACGTTGTGCAGCGCCCATGGAGGTCAAGTCCATTGACGAGCAGGCCTATGCCCTCACTCTCGGACGATTTGGCAACTTCGGGTTTGAGGTAGAACCAACAATCGGATTGCGCTTACTACCTCAGAACGCAGGTAATTATGCGATCTGTACGGTTCCTCTCAGCAATCAAGATCCAGCCTTAGCTGATCTTTACGACGTTGATTTCCAGGCCAATCTCAGTCTTGAGAACAACGGCACAAGTGACTCCCCTGAAGAGCTCACTGCTGTGAGCTGGGATCTTGATCTCTCTGTTTGGATTCACCTTCCCAAAGTGATCACATTGCTTCCTGATGGGCTTGTTCAGTCCAGCGGGGATCACCTCTTGCGCCAGATTGTCCGCCAAATTTCTAGGCGTCTCACCTGGAAAGTGCAGGAAGATTTTCATGCCAGCCAAGGGCTCACCTGCCCGCCCAGAAGGCGGGCAGCCTTTTGA
- a CDS encoding DUF3181 family protein has product MTLDTADLRALTSTLADRLYIQVAGWHLYLGDAGLAEALAIECSALLDQGAVVAARQALEAVQVPIGGGSARLPMARLLPSSQLSDLEEILEGHCR; this is encoded by the coding sequence ATGACTCTGGACACAGCTGATCTACGCGCCCTCACCTCCACGCTGGCGGACCGTCTTTACATCCAGGTGGCTGGATGGCATTTGTATTTGGGAGATGCCGGCTTAGCCGAAGCCCTTGCGATTGAATGCAGCGCGCTGCTCGATCAAGGCGCGGTTGTGGCCGCTCGACAAGCTTTGGAGGCTGTTCAAGTACCGATTGGGGGAGGAAGTGCGCGATTACCGATGGCGCGTCTGTTGCCGTCCTCTCAACTTTCGGACCTCGAGGAGATTCTCGAAGGACACTGCCGATAA
- a CDS encoding glycosyltransferase family 4 protein — protein sequence MTFASTPLAVASASLVVAAIITTLLVPLVRGLGLRLGLTDQPDSRKQHTTPMVRLGGIALVLGFCLSLGVTWWMGGFGMLAPARDQLIWTTLAGSLCFFVIGLADDLFALSPWPRLAGQVAVSVVVWSQGVRIGAIDLPWLASSSEALLLPDLLSLVATVIWLVGITNAINWLDGLDGLAAGVGGIAAVGLVSVSFSLHQSAAAFLAAALAGSCLGFLRHNFNPARIFMGDGGSYFLGFTLAAVSIVGPAKGLTTVSLLLPLLILSLPLADMSAVIMGRLSDGHSPFYPDRRHLHHRLLRAGFSHRRTVVLIYVFTQWLASLAMVVANVEMRFLWLGLATAILVATVVTINRQRHLEAAIDPSSLESPASDRHG from the coding sequence GTGACGTTCGCGAGTACTCCTCTCGCAGTCGCTTCGGCGAGTCTGGTGGTTGCGGCCATCATTACAACGTTGCTCGTCCCCCTGGTGCGTGGGTTGGGTTTGAGATTAGGTCTCACGGATCAGCCAGATTCCCGCAAACAGCACACCACTCCCATGGTGCGATTGGGGGGCATCGCCCTGGTTCTTGGTTTTTGTTTGTCCCTTGGGGTGACGTGGTGGATGGGCGGTTTTGGCATGTTGGCTCCGGCCCGTGACCAGCTCATCTGGACCACACTTGCCGGTTCTCTTTGCTTTTTCGTGATCGGTCTTGCAGACGATCTTTTTGCCCTATCTCCTTGGCCGCGCTTGGCTGGTCAAGTTGCGGTTTCGGTGGTTGTTTGGTCCCAGGGCGTGCGGATTGGAGCGATTGATCTGCCCTGGTTAGCCAGCAGCTCTGAAGCCTTGCTGCTTCCTGATCTGCTCAGCTTGGTTGCCACGGTGATTTGGCTGGTGGGCATCACCAATGCGATCAACTGGCTGGATGGCCTTGATGGTTTGGCCGCAGGTGTTGGTGGAATCGCAGCAGTTGGCTTGGTGTCAGTTAGTTTTTCGCTCCATCAGTCAGCGGCTGCTTTTCTTGCTGCAGCCTTAGCTGGAAGTTGTCTTGGTTTCCTCCGCCACAACTTCAATCCAGCTCGCATCTTTATGGGTGATGGCGGATCGTATTTTTTGGGGTTCACCCTGGCCGCCGTGAGCATTGTTGGTCCGGCAAAAGGGCTGACAACGGTGAGCTTGTTGCTGCCGTTGTTGATTCTTTCTTTGCCTTTAGCCGACATGTCGGCTGTGATTATGGGGCGTCTCAGCGATGGTCACTCCCCCTTCTATCCAGATCGGCGCCATCTCCATCACCGCCTTCTTCGTGCTGGCTTTAGCCATCGCCGCACGGTTGTTTTGATCTACGTGTTCACGCAGTGGTTGGCGTCGTTGGCCATGGTGGTGGCCAACGTGGAAATGCGTTTTCTTTGGCTCGGTCTGGCTACGGCCATCCTTGTTGCCACGGTTGTGACTATCAATCGTCAGCGTCATCTCGAAGCGGCGATTGACCCTTCAAGCCTGGAATCTCCAGCTTCTGACCGCCATGGCTGA
- the purH gene encoding bifunctional phosphoribosylaminoimidazolecarboxamide formyltransferase/IMP cyclohydrolase — MAPTALLSVSDKRGVVPLAEALNRLHGYQLLSSGGTAKVLEEAGLPVTRVADHTGAPEILGGRVKTLHPRIHGGILARRGDPAHEADLLAQKIDPIDVVVVNLYPFRETVAVPDVSWDSAIENIDIGGPTMVRSAAKNHAHVAVLTSPEQYDSFLQALSGSAGGVDANVRRQLALEAFAHTAAYDVAISRWMQSRPELQPAVDANSPAEAKAPDEALPWLEALPLRQTLRYGENPHQKAAWFSSPVGWGGAKQLQGKELSTNNLLDLEAALATVREFGYGSDGLHRAEQAAAVVVKHTNPCGVAVGDGVAIALTRALDGDRISAFGGIVALNAVVDHLAAKELTSLFLECVVAPGYSPEAREILAAKGNLRLLELAPEAIDAAAKDHVRSILGGVLVQDLDDQPIDPSAWTVASQRQPTAAEDADLRFAWQLVRHVRSNAILVARDGQSLGVGAGQMNRVGSARLALEAAGEQAVGAVLASDGFFPFDDTVRLAASHGIKAVIHPGGSLRDADSIKACDELGLAMVLTGRRHFLH, encoded by the coding sequence ATGGCTCCAACTGCCTTGCTGAGCGTGTCTGATAAACGGGGGGTGGTGCCTCTTGCTGAGGCTCTCAATCGGCTCCATGGCTACCAACTGCTGTCCAGTGGTGGAACAGCCAAAGTGCTTGAAGAGGCTGGTTTGCCCGTCACACGAGTGGCAGACCACACCGGTGCTCCTGAGATCCTTGGCGGTCGCGTTAAAACCCTCCATCCTCGAATCCATGGCGGAATCTTGGCGCGAAGGGGAGATCCGGCCCATGAGGCGGATCTCCTCGCACAGAAGATCGATCCCATCGACGTGGTGGTGGTGAACCTCTACCCGTTCAGGGAAACCGTCGCAGTCCCCGATGTGAGCTGGGACAGTGCCATTGAGAACATCGACATCGGCGGCCCCACGATGGTTCGCTCTGCTGCCAAAAATCATGCCCATGTCGCGGTGCTCACCAGTCCTGAGCAGTACGACAGCTTTTTGCAAGCGCTGTCTGGATCGGCTGGAGGCGTGGACGCCAATGTGCGCCGGCAATTGGCCTTAGAGGCATTTGCCCATACGGCTGCGTATGACGTCGCGATTAGTCGTTGGATGCAATCTCGTCCAGAGTTGCAACCTGCTGTTGATGCCAACTCTCCCGCCGAAGCCAAAGCTCCAGACGAAGCCCTGCCATGGCTAGAGGCTCTGCCGCTCCGGCAGACATTGCGCTACGGGGAGAACCCCCACCAAAAGGCGGCTTGGTTCAGCAGCCCTGTGGGATGGGGGGGCGCCAAGCAGCTGCAAGGAAAGGAGCTCAGCACCAATAATCTGCTCGATCTGGAAGCGGCCCTGGCCACCGTTCGTGAGTTTGGATATGGCTCAGACGGCCTTCATCGCGCAGAGCAAGCGGCAGCTGTGGTGGTGAAGCACACCAATCCCTGTGGCGTGGCGGTGGGTGATGGCGTGGCCATCGCCCTTACTCGGGCTCTCGATGGTGATCGAATCAGCGCCTTTGGTGGCATTGTTGCCCTGAATGCTGTGGTGGATCACCTAGCTGCCAAGGAGCTCACAAGCTTGTTCTTGGAGTGTGTTGTAGCGCCTGGGTATAGCCCAGAAGCGCGTGAGATTTTGGCAGCCAAAGGCAATCTCCGCCTCCTCGAATTGGCGCCTGAGGCGATTGATGCGGCAGCTAAAGACCACGTCCGCAGCATTCTTGGTGGTGTTTTGGTGCAGGATCTCGACGATCAACCGATCGATCCCTCCGCTTGGACGGTGGCGAGCCAGCGTCAACCCACTGCGGCTGAAGACGCCGATCTCCGCTTTGCTTGGCAGCTCGTGCGACACGTGCGCTCGAATGCGATTTTGGTCGCACGTGATGGGCAGAGCCTGGGTGTTGGGGCTGGTCAGATGAATCGCGTTGGGTCTGCCCGACTTGCTTTAGAGGCTGCTGGAGAGCAAGCAGTGGGGGCTGTGCTCGCGAGTGATGGTTTCTTCCCATTCGATGACACCGTGCGTCTTGCCGCAAGCCATGGAATTAAGGCCGTCATCCATCCAGGTGGCAGCCTTCGGGATGCTGACTCGATCAAGGCCTGCGATGAGCTTGGTTTGGCCATGGTGCTGACCGGACGACGTCACTTTCTTCACTAA
- the glyA gene encoding serine hydroxymethyltransferase, translating into MTDRSAAPINASLKAADPAIAGLIDQEQMRQETHLELIASENFTSKAVMEAQGSVLTNKYAEGLPHKRYYGGCEHVDAIEELAITRAKQLFDAAWANVQPHSGAQANFAVFLALLQPGDTILGMDLSHGGHLTHGSPVNVSGKWFNVVQYGVDRQTQRLDMEAIRQLALEHKPKLIICGYSAYPRSIDFAAFRSIADEVGAYLLADMAHIAGLVAAGVHASPVPHCDVVTTTTHKTLRGPRGGLILCRDAEFARRFDKAVFPGSQGGPLEHVIAAKAVAFGEALQPDFKAYSHQVVANAQALAARLQERKIDVVSGGTDNHVVLLDLRSIGMTGKVADLLVSDVHITANKNTVPFDPESPFVTSGLRLGTAALTTRGFDEQAFHEVADVIADRLLNPADDAIQARCLERVSDLCKRFPLYAPALEPALA; encoded by the coding sequence ATGACAGACCGCTCAGCAGCCCCGATTAATGCATCTTTGAAGGCTGCAGACCCTGCCATTGCTGGTTTGATCGATCAAGAGCAGATGCGTCAGGAGACGCACCTTGAGTTGATTGCATCGGAGAACTTCACCTCCAAGGCGGTGATGGAAGCTCAGGGTTCTGTTCTGACGAATAAATACGCCGAGGGGCTGCCCCACAAGCGTTACTACGGCGGCTGCGAGCACGTGGATGCCATCGAAGAATTGGCCATCACTAGGGCGAAGCAACTTTTCGATGCGGCTTGGGCGAATGTTCAGCCCCACAGTGGCGCTCAGGCGAACTTCGCTGTGTTTCTTGCCCTGCTTCAGCCCGGTGACACGATTCTTGGAATGGATCTCAGCCATGGGGGGCACCTCACCCATGGCTCACCGGTGAATGTCAGCGGCAAGTGGTTCAACGTGGTCCAGTACGGCGTTGATCGACAGACTCAGCGCCTTGATATGGAGGCCATTCGCCAGCTGGCTCTGGAGCACAAGCCCAAGCTGATTATTTGTGGTTACTCGGCCTACCCGCGCTCGATCGACTTTGCTGCCTTCCGCAGCATTGCGGACGAAGTGGGTGCGTACCTGTTGGCAGACATGGCCCATATCGCCGGCCTCGTGGCTGCTGGGGTGCATGCCAGTCCAGTCCCTCACTGTGATGTTGTCACCACCACCACGCACAAAACCCTGCGCGGCCCCCGTGGTGGCTTGATCCTTTGTCGCGATGCAGAGTTCGCACGCCGATTTGATAAAGCGGTGTTTCCAGGGTCGCAAGGTGGACCGCTTGAGCACGTGATTGCAGCCAAGGCTGTGGCTTTCGGCGAAGCGTTGCAGCCCGACTTCAAGGCTTACAGCCATCAGGTTGTTGCCAATGCTCAGGCCCTTGCGGCGCGTCTTCAGGAGCGAAAGATTGACGTGGTGAGTGGGGGTACGGATAACCATGTGGTGCTTCTGGATCTGCGCAGCATCGGGATGACCGGCAAGGTGGCTGATCTTTTGGTGAGTGATGTGCACATCACGGCCAACAAGAACACGGTTCCCTTTGATCCTGAGTCGCCCTTCGTGACAAGTGGATTGCGTTTGGGAACGGCTGCTCTCACCACCCGTGGATTCGACGAGCAGGCCTTCCACGAGGTTGCAGATGTGATCGCTGATCGCCTTCTGAACCCTGCGGATGATGCCATTCAGGCGCGTTGTTTGGAGCGAGTCAGTGACCTCTGCAAGCGGTTTCCGCTGTATGCCCCTGCTTTGGAACCGGCTCTCGCTTGA
- the sfsA gene encoding DNA/RNA nuclease SfsA, with the protein MTGTSILQFPALSEGVLLKRYKRFLADVELSDGQIVTVHCANTGPMKGVLHPGGRVRVRYAPSPKRKLAWTWEQAEVPSSDGTLCWAGINTALPNKLIRALIEAGELKDQLGPIKTIRAEVPYGLNRRSRIDLLITPDDSADDQRPIYVEVKNTTWSHGDVALFPDTVTERGQKHLEELTALIPEARGVLVPCLSRPDVNAFAPGDSADPRYGDLFRLAMAAGVEVLPCRFSFDEDRINWEGLQPVHPRQ; encoded by the coding sequence ATGACCGGCACGTCGATCCTGCAATTTCCTGCACTCAGCGAAGGAGTGCTCCTCAAGCGCTACAAACGCTTTCTGGCTGATGTGGAGCTCAGCGATGGACAGATCGTCACCGTCCACTGCGCCAACACTGGGCCCATGAAAGGCGTGCTCCATCCAGGTGGGAGAGTCCGGGTCCGTTATGCCCCTTCCCCGAAGCGCAAGTTGGCTTGGACATGGGAACAGGCTGAGGTCCCAAGCAGCGACGGAACGCTGTGCTGGGCTGGCATCAATACCGCTTTGCCGAACAAACTGATTCGGGCCCTGATTGAAGCCGGTGAACTTAAAGACCAGCTCGGCCCGATCAAGACCATCCGTGCCGAGGTCCCCTATGGCCTCAATCGCAGAAGTCGCATTGACTTATTAATCACCCCAGACGACAGCGCAGACGATCAACGCCCCATTTATGTCGAAGTCAAAAACACCACCTGGAGTCACGGCGACGTTGCACTCTTCCCGGACACGGTGACGGAACGGGGCCAAAAGCACCTGGAGGAGCTCACGGCACTCATTCCTGAGGCACGAGGTGTCTTAGTTCCCTGCCTGAGCCGTCCTGATGTCAATGCTTTTGCGCCCGGAGACAGCGCAGATCCCCGCTATGGAGATCTGTTCAGGTTGGCCATGGCAGCAGGGGTGGAAGTGCTGCCTTGCCGCTTCAGTTTTGACGAAGATCGGATCAACTGGGAGGGCCTCCAGCCGGTTCATCCCCGTCAGTAA
- a CDS encoding DUF4079 domain-containing protein translates to MTLPALPFAASFMHPLMMFGLLAAGGYSMFLGIKAKKVRTGTPEQRKALLPGKFAQRHYRWGSLILAVMVTGMIGGMAVTYINNGKLFVGPHLLVGLAMTGMIALAASLAPFMQQGNVIARKAHVGLNMGTLTLFLWQAVSGMEIVNKIWVNR, encoded by the coding sequence ATGACCCTGCCAGCTTTGCCTTTTGCCGCCAGCTTCATGCACCCCCTGATGATGTTTGGGCTCCTGGCGGCAGGTGGCTATTCCATGTTTCTTGGGATCAAAGCCAAGAAGGTGCGCACAGGCACCCCAGAGCAGCGCAAGGCCCTGCTGCCAGGCAAGTTTGCTCAGCGTCATTACCGCTGGGGAAGCCTGATCCTCGCGGTGATGGTGACCGGAATGATCGGTGGTATGGCCGTGACTTACATCAACAATGGCAAGTTGTTCGTGGGCCCGCATCTGCTCGTGGGCTTAGCGATGACAGGAATGATTGCCTTAGCCGCATCATTGGCTCCGTTCATGCAGCAGGGCAATGTGATCGCTCGTAAAGCTCATGTTGGGCTCAACATGGGCACGCTCACCTTGTTCCTTTGGCAAGCGGTGAGCGGAATGGAGATTGTGAACAAGATCTGGGTGAACCGCTGA
- a CDS encoding ammonium transporter, whose protein sequence is MTTAYESPNMRRKSRLQEASLLEGPMLLLQSIRGFKTNRSLLWLGCVPLALFGLGLFNLSAHAAEMPELNAAFLANNLWLLVATILVIFMNAGFAMVEAGMCRQKNAVNILAKNLFVFALAVTAYWFVGYSLMYGDAIAAGWLYFNGLFFDPAVTPELISEAGLVPSVDFLFQAAFAGTAATIVSGLVAERVKFGEFVVFSLVLTAFIYPVAGSWEWNGGWLNSVGDTEFIDFAGSSIVHSVGAWAGLVGAMLLGPRIGKFIDGKPQAIPGHNMAIATLGALILWIGWYGFNPGSQLAMDQWVPYVAVTTTLAAAGGAIGATVISTMTSGKPDLTMIINGILAGLVSITAGCGNLTFVGSWVAGLIGGIIVVFAVSALDASGIDDPVGAFSVHGVCGVWGTLVVGLWGFDIQGDGSPLGLLVGGGISQLGIQALGCAAYAIWTIVTCWIAWSVIGGLFGGIRVTEKEEAEGLDIGEHGMEAYPDFVSSGR, encoded by the coding sequence ATGACAACTGCTTACGAGTCGCCCAACATGCGGCGCAAATCTCGCCTCCAGGAGGCCAGTCTTCTGGAGGGCCCGATGCTCCTCCTTCAAAGCATCCGCGGATTTAAAACCAATCGCTCGCTCTTGTGGCTTGGCTGCGTGCCACTTGCCCTGTTCGGGCTTGGCCTTTTCAACCTCTCGGCTCATGCCGCAGAGATGCCGGAACTCAACGCAGCGTTTTTAGCCAACAATCTTTGGCTACTGGTCGCGACGATCCTGGTGATTTTCATGAACGCCGGTTTCGCCATGGTGGAAGCCGGAATGTGCCGCCAAAAAAATGCAGTCAATATTCTTGCTAAAAATCTCTTCGTCTTCGCCCTTGCTGTAACCGCTTATTGGTTTGTTGGCTATTCGTTGATGTATGGCGATGCCATAGCCGCAGGCTGGCTCTATTTCAACGGGTTGTTTTTCGATCCGGCTGTTACGCCCGAACTCATCTCGGAAGCTGGACTCGTTCCAAGTGTTGACTTCTTGTTTCAGGCTGCTTTTGCCGGAACTGCAGCAACGATCGTTTCAGGCCTCGTGGCAGAGCGCGTGAAATTTGGTGAGTTTGTGGTGTTCTCACTCGTTCTCACCGCTTTCATCTATCCCGTTGCAGGCAGTTGGGAATGGAATGGCGGATGGCTGAATTCTGTTGGTGACACAGAATTCATCGATTTTGCTGGATCATCCATTGTTCACTCCGTTGGAGCCTGGGCTGGACTCGTTGGGGCCATGCTCCTCGGCCCACGTATTGGCAAATTCATTGATGGCAAGCCTCAGGCGATCCCTGGCCACAACATGGCCATTGCCACTCTTGGTGCACTGATTCTGTGGATTGGCTGGTATGGATTCAACCCTGGATCTCAGCTCGCAATGGATCAGTGGGTTCCTTACGTCGCTGTAACCACAACATTGGCGGCAGCTGGCGGTGCGATCGGAGCCACCGTGATCTCAACCATGACATCGGGGAAACCTGATTTGACCATGATCATCAACGGCATCCTTGCCGGCCTGGTCAGCATCACTGCAGGATGCGGCAACCTCACCTTTGTTGGCTCCTGGGTTGCTGGTCTGATTGGCGGCATCATCGTCGTCTTTGCCGTCTCAGCTCTTGACGCATCAGGCATCGATGATCCTGTCGGAGCCTTCTCAGTCCATGGCGTCTGTGGCGTCTGGGGAACCTTGGTGGTTGGTCTTTGGGGTTTTGACATCCAGGGGGATGGCTCACCACTCGGCTTGCTCGTCGGAGGTGGCATCAGCCAGCTCGGAATCCAAGCACTGGGTTGTGCTGCCTATGCCATTTGGACGATCGTGACCTGCTGGATTGCTTGGTCTGTGATCGGTGGTTTGTTCGGAGGCATCCGAGTCACCGAGAAGGAAGAAGCTGAAGGCCTGGACATTGGTGAGCACGGCATGGAGGCCTATCCAGATTTCGTGTCATCAGGCCGATAA